The Georgenia faecalis genome includes a window with the following:
- a CDS encoding type II toxin-antitoxin system Phd/YefM family antitoxin — protein sequence MSEPTPSVNIHEAKTHLSRLIERVERGEEIVISRAGTPVAKVVPLTGPTRRRGRGSLRGQISLAPDWDSAAVNDAIADEFRPTP from the coding sequence GTGAGCGAACCGACGCCGAGCGTCAACATCCACGAGGCGAAGACACACCTCTCGCGGCTCATCGAGCGCGTGGAGCGTGGCGAGGAGATCGTCATCAGCCGCGCCGGCACGCCAGTGGCCAAGGTGGTGCCGCTCACCGGCCCGACGCGCCGTCGGGGACGTGGCAGCCTCCGCGGGCAGATCTCGCTCGCACCGGACTGGGACTCCGCGGCCGTCAACGACGCGATCGCCGATGAGTTCCGACCGACGCCGTGA
- a CDS encoding manganese catalase family protein, producing the protein MYLHVQRLINEIVPDEPDPAAANALQEGLGGQFGEMRTMMQYLFQSINFRGPDGKPYRDLLQGIGTEEISHVELIGTTIARLLDGSPRYQGKKTDPLDTPGAKGATPLSIALDTSNIHHYLVASQGALPVDAAGNPWSGSYVYNSGNLVLDLLYNLMLESTGRLQKCRIYEMTANKTARSTVAYLIVRDQAHENAYARALETLGVDWGKVLPIPKTNAEQFPEVKKLLDLGLQSKQYSFDLTAASEAGRIFQGMSPSKDGTELDLTEQAPAGVPITIAEERFEEFSPGLDPELLALIQATAEIEMADVQPIFGPIPPATA; encoded by the coding sequence ATGTACCTGCACGTACAGCGACTCATCAACGAGATCGTCCCCGACGAGCCGGACCCGGCAGCGGCGAACGCCCTGCAGGAAGGCCTCGGCGGCCAGTTCGGCGAGATGCGGACGATGATGCAGTACCTCTTCCAGAGCATTAACTTCCGTGGGCCGGACGGGAAGCCGTACCGCGACCTGCTCCAGGGCATCGGCACGGAGGAGATCAGCCACGTCGAGCTGATCGGCACGACCATCGCGCGGCTGCTCGACGGCTCGCCCCGGTACCAGGGGAAGAAGACCGACCCGCTCGACACGCCGGGCGCCAAGGGAGCGACGCCCCTGAGCATCGCTCTGGACACGAGCAACATCCACCACTACCTCGTCGCCTCCCAGGGGGCGCTGCCGGTCGACGCCGCGGGCAACCCCTGGAGCGGCAGCTACGTGTACAACTCGGGCAACCTCGTGCTCGACCTGCTCTACAACCTCATGCTCGAGTCCACGGGGCGCCTGCAGAAGTGCCGGATCTACGAGATGACGGCGAACAAGACCGCTCGGTCGACCGTCGCCTACCTCATCGTCCGGGACCAGGCGCACGAGAACGCCTACGCGCGGGCGCTGGAGACCCTCGGGGTGGACTGGGGCAAGGTGCTTCCCATCCCGAAGACCAACGCCGAGCAGTTCCCTGAGGTCAAGAAGCTCCTCGACCTGGGGCTGCAGAGCAAGCAGTACTCGTTCGACCTCACCGCCGCCTCGGAGGCCGGCCGCATCTTCCAGGGGATGTCGCCGTCGAAGGACGGCACCGAGCTGGACCTCACCGAGCAGGCGCCGGCCGGGGTGCCCATCACGATCGCCGAGGAGCGCTTCGAGGAGTTCTCCCCGGGGCTCGACCCCGAGCTGCTCGCCCTGATCCAGGCCACGGCGGAGATCGAGATGGCCGACGTCCAACCGATCTTCGGACCGATCCCGCCCGCCACGGCCTAG
- a CDS encoding DUF2776 family protein — MNPSISVLFRAIPLAMGAVCLAFGLYVLSGGDDAAHFVAGHVNIGLTAICIALFTTAATIIRQLIHRYGRVWEIALPALGYSVAAATVIWGITIIGRGSEPQFVVAGHVLLGIGFIAACVSTVATASTKFSLIRAAAARPAGGGPPDGAYSRGVATVLVAIPAVLAVTGVVIAVTLFAQGGTRALVAGHVLLGLSLICSALVALVASIVRQVRNEFGDRERFRWTWWVVAMGTTNAVLGLVVLLSSDDPARLAPGTVLIGLGLICFSILSKVVLLALVWRRAFALANRIPIIPVGTALACLFFAAFLFEATTDQPGFFVGAHVLVGLGAVCFTLFSIVSILEAGTSTS, encoded by the coding sequence ATGAACCCGTCGATCAGCGTCCTCTTCCGAGCGATACCCCTCGCGATGGGCGCGGTCTGCCTCGCGTTCGGGCTCTACGTCCTGTCCGGGGGCGACGACGCCGCCCACTTCGTGGCGGGGCACGTCAACATCGGCCTCACGGCCATCTGCATCGCGCTGTTCACGACCGCCGCGACGATCATCCGCCAGCTCATCCACCGGTACGGCCGCGTGTGGGAGATCGCGCTGCCTGCCCTCGGCTACTCCGTCGCGGCGGCGACGGTGATCTGGGGCATCACGATCATCGGGCGCGGGAGCGAGCCGCAGTTCGTCGTCGCGGGCCACGTGCTGCTCGGGATCGGTTTCATCGCCGCGTGCGTGAGCACGGTGGCGACCGCATCGACGAAGTTCTCCCTCATCCGCGCCGCCGCGGCGCGCCCGGCCGGCGGTGGGCCACCCGACGGCGCCTACTCCCGGGGGGTGGCGACCGTGCTGGTCGCGATCCCCGCCGTGCTCGCCGTCACGGGCGTGGTGATCGCCGTGACGCTGTTCGCGCAGGGCGGCACCCGCGCGCTGGTGGCGGGCCACGTGCTGCTCGGGCTGTCCCTCATCTGCTCTGCGCTCGTGGCCCTGGTGGCGAGCATCGTGCGCCAGGTCCGCAACGAGTTCGGCGACCGTGAACGCTTCCGCTGGACCTGGTGGGTGGTGGCGATGGGGACGACCAACGCCGTCCTCGGCCTCGTCGTCCTCCTCAGCTCCGACGACCCGGCGCGGCTGGCACCCGGCACGGTCCTCATCGGCCTGGGCCTCATCTGCTTCAGCATCCTGTCCAAGGTCGTCCTGCTCGCGCTCGTCTGGCGCCGCGCGTTCGCCCTGGCGAACCGGATCCCGATCATCCCGGTCGGCACCGCGCTGGCGTGCCTGTTCTTCGCCGCCTTCCTCTTCGAGGCGACGACGGATCAGCCGGGGTTCTTCGTCGGCGCGCACGTGCTCGTCGGCCTCGGTGCCGTCTGCTTCACCCTCTTCTCCATCGTCTCCATCCTCGAGGCCGGTACGTCGACGTCGTAG
- a CDS encoding VOC family protein, with amino-acid sequence MPVRWYSVVIDCQDVVAQADWWSQVLGWPKAYEAEDEVVLIPPHAFTDAYRETPPQERGQGLVFVPVPEGKTVKNRLHLDLAPGPDDDQAAEVQRLLDMGATRADVGQGEDVSWVVLADPEGNEFCVLSARDI; translated from the coding sequence ATGCCGGTCCGTTGGTACTCCGTCGTCATCGACTGCCAGGACGTCGTCGCGCAGGCCGACTGGTGGTCGCAGGTGCTCGGGTGGCCCAAGGCGTACGAGGCCGAGGACGAGGTCGTCCTCATCCCGCCGCACGCCTTCACCGACGCCTACCGCGAGACCCCGCCCCAGGAGCGGGGCCAGGGGCTGGTGTTCGTCCCGGTGCCCGAGGGGAAGACGGTGAAGAACCGGCTCCACCTGGACCTGGCGCCGGGCCCCGACGACGACCAGGCCGCCGAGGTCCAGCGCCTCCTCGACATGGGCGCCACGCGCGCCGACGTCGGGCAGGGCGAGGACGTGTCCTGGGTGGTCCTCGCCGACCCCGAGGGCAACGAGTTCTGCGTCCTGTCCGCCCGCGACATCTGA
- a CDS encoding sugar O-acetyltransferase, protein MTLDEQRRLMRSGAVYNDLTDELVQARERTVLATDRYNASFGQPAEVREAILGQLFARVGSRVHFEPTLRCEFGFHVTVGDDVYANFDCVLLDGGGITLGNRVLLGPRVGIYTTNHVLDPRERAAGACYAKPVVLGDDVWVGGGVTINPGVTIGDGAVIGSGSVVTRSVPPNVVAAGVPARVLRPITDADRTGYLDA, encoded by the coding sequence ATGACCCTCGACGAGCAGCGCCGGCTCATGCGCTCCGGCGCCGTGTACAACGACCTCACCGACGAGCTCGTCCAGGCCCGCGAGCGGACAGTGCTCGCCACCGACCGGTACAACGCCAGCTTCGGCCAGCCCGCCGAGGTCCGCGAGGCGATCCTCGGCCAGCTGTTCGCGCGCGTCGGGTCGCGCGTCCACTTCGAGCCGACCCTGCGCTGCGAGTTCGGCTTCCACGTCACGGTCGGCGACGACGTCTACGCGAACTTCGACTGCGTCCTGCTCGACGGCGGCGGCATCACCCTCGGCAACCGCGTCCTCCTCGGTCCCCGCGTCGGCATCTACACGACCAACCATGTGCTCGACCCCCGCGAGCGCGCCGCCGGCGCCTGCTACGCCAAGCCCGTCGTCCTCGGCGACGACGTGTGGGTCGGTGGCGGCGTCACCATCAACCCCGGCGTGACGATCGGGGACGGGGCGGTCATCGGCTCCGGGAGCGTCGTCACCCGCTCGGTCCCACCGAACGTCGTGGCCGCCGGGGTGCCCGCCCGCGTGCTGCGCCCGATCACCGACGCGGACCGCACCGGCTACCTCGACGCGTAG
- the ybaK gene encoding Cys-tRNA(Pro) deacylase, whose product MSRKAPRGTPALLALEAAGVAHTVRAYEHDPRSGLSYGAEAAAALGVEPARVLKTLVADVDGQLVVAVVPVTGELDLKALAAAVGGKRATMAEPGVAERATGYVIGGISPLGQRQRLSAVVDSTATAHATVLVSAGRRGLDVELSPADLVALTGATTARIGRP is encoded by the coding sequence GTGAGCCGCAAGGCCCCGAGGGGCACGCCGGCGCTCCTCGCGCTCGAGGCCGCCGGCGTCGCCCACACCGTGCGGGCGTACGAGCACGACCCGCGCAGCGGCCTGTCCTACGGGGCGGAGGCGGCCGCCGCGCTCGGCGTGGAGCCCGCGCGGGTGCTCAAGACGCTCGTGGCCGACGTCGATGGCCAGCTCGTGGTCGCCGTCGTCCCGGTCACCGGTGAGCTGGACCTCAAGGCCCTGGCCGCCGCGGTCGGCGGGAAGCGGGCGACGATGGCCGAGCCCGGCGTCGCCGAGCGGGCGACGGGGTACGTCATCGGTGGCATCTCGCCGCTCGGGCAGCGGCAGCGGCTCAGCGCCGTCGTCGACTCCACCGCCACCGCGCACGCGACGGTACTGGTCAGCGCGGGCCGGCGCGGGCTGGACGTCGAGCTCTCCCCCGCGGACCTGGTCGCGCTCACCGGGGCGACGACCGCCCGGATCGGCCGGCCGTGA
- a CDS encoding bifunctional 3'-5' exonuclease/DNA polymerase — translation MEVVLAEADDGVQVHVLGTDPTGTPPPVEVLSRADLPRRARALEAARPRWVWADTGTLYPGLLAAGVRLERCYDLRLCQTILQRALGGAPPERWQPAEGADPGAAPTLFDSLTLPPGEVLAEHRRQRAAVAQAPDPGRLGMLLAVESAGALLAAEMRHDGLPWSREAHDRVLTDLLGPRPHHGAPPAALARLAEELRAALDAPRLNPDSPVELLRALRAAGIDVRTTRTWELREVDHPAIAPLLTYKKLARLYTANGWAWADAWVRPGPRGRDRLQPDYVPGGVVTGRWATRGGGALQLPKAVRSAVVADPGWSLVVADAAQLEPRVLAAMSRDERMAAAGRGTDLYQGLVDSGVVDTRSHAKVAMLGALYGATTGEAGDLVPRLRRAFPRALGAVEEAARAGEAGKVVRTWLGRTSPPPPESWHEVQRRASEPDATDVDRRRAGRSARDWGRFTRNFVVQGTAAEWALCWMADLRGRLRALTPDDGGTDDAGTGDGGTGDGGTGDGGAATGPHLAFFLHDEVIVHTPSVLADDVAAAVREAAASAGRLLFGTFPVDFPLEVHVTQSYGDADAVRPPPGEAPPT, via the coding sequence GTGGAGGTGGTCCTGGCCGAGGCCGACGACGGCGTGCAGGTGCACGTCCTAGGGACCGACCCGACGGGCACGCCCCCACCGGTCGAGGTCCTCTCGCGGGCGGACCTGCCGCGGCGGGCGCGCGCGCTCGAGGCGGCACGGCCCCGGTGGGTGTGGGCGGACACCGGCACGCTGTACCCGGGCCTCCTCGCGGCCGGCGTCCGGCTCGAGCGCTGCTACGACCTGCGCCTGTGCCAGACGATCCTCCAACGCGCCCTCGGCGGTGCGCCGCCCGAGAGGTGGCAGCCCGCGGAGGGGGCGGACCCCGGTGCCGCACCGACCCTGTTCGACTCGCTCACCCTGCCGCCGGGCGAGGTGCTCGCCGAGCACCGCCGCCAGCGCGCGGCGGTGGCCCAGGCCCCGGACCCGGGGCGGCTCGGCATGCTGCTCGCCGTGGAGTCGGCGGGGGCGCTGCTGGCCGCCGAGATGCGGCACGACGGCCTGCCCTGGAGCCGGGAGGCGCACGACCGCGTCCTCACCGACCTGCTCGGGCCGCGCCCCCACCACGGCGCCCCGCCGGCCGCCCTCGCCCGCCTGGCCGAGGAGCTGCGGGCCGCCCTCGACGCCCCGCGCCTCAACCCCGACTCCCCCGTCGAGCTCCTCCGGGCGCTGCGCGCCGCGGGGATCGACGTGCGGACCACACGGACGTGGGAGCTCCGCGAGGTCGACCACCCCGCGATCGCGCCGCTGCTCACGTACAAAAAGCTGGCGCGCCTCTACACCGCGAACGGCTGGGCCTGGGCCGACGCGTGGGTCCGGCCCGGCCCCCGCGGCCGGGACCGCCTCCAGCCGGACTACGTCCCGGGCGGGGTCGTCACGGGCCGCTGGGCCACCCGCGGGGGTGGTGCGCTGCAGCTGCCCAAGGCGGTCCGGTCCGCCGTCGTCGCCGACCCCGGGTGGTCGCTCGTCGTCGCGGACGCGGCGCAGCTCGAGCCGCGGGTGCTCGCCGCGATGTCCCGCGACGAGCGGATGGCGGCGGCCGGCCGGGGCACCGACCTCTACCAGGGCCTCGTCGACTCCGGCGTGGTCGACACCCGCTCCCACGCCAAGGTCGCCATGCTCGGCGCGCTCTACGGGGCGACGACGGGTGAGGCGGGCGACCTGGTGCCGCGCCTGCGGCGGGCCTTCCCGCGAGCGCTGGGCGCCGTCGAGGAGGCGGCCCGCGCGGGCGAGGCGGGCAAGGTGGTCCGCACCTGGCTCGGGCGGACCTCGCCGCCCCCGCCGGAGTCGTGGCACGAGGTCCAGCGCCGCGCGAGCGAGCCGGACGCGACCGACGTCGACCGCCGTCGGGCCGGGCGCTCGGCCCGGGACTGGGGCCGCTTCACCCGCAACTTCGTCGTCCAGGGGACGGCCGCCGAGTGGGCGTTGTGCTGGATGGCGGACCTGCGCGGGCGGCTGCGGGCGCTCACGCCGGACGACGGCGGTACGGATGACGCCGGTACGGGTGACGGCGGTACCGGTGACGGCGGTACCGGTGACGGCGGGGCCGCCACCGGGCCGCACCTCGCGTTCTTCCTCCACGACGAGGTCATCGTCCACACGCCCAGCGTCCTCGCCGACGACGTCGCCGCCGCGGTGCGCGAGGCGGCCGCGAGCGCCGGGCGTCTGCTCTTCGGGACCTTCCCCGTCGACTTCCCGCTCGAGGTCCACGTCACCCAGAGCTACGGCGACGCCGACGCCGTCCGGCCGCCCCCGGGGGAGGCCCCGCCCACCTAG
- a CDS encoding DEAD/DEAH box helicase, whose amino-acid sequence MTTSAHDLNTLLDRLEDAADDGTPDPDDVYTAFAAWAEEAGRPLYPHQDEALLEILTGAHVIVSTPTGSGKSLIAQAAHTAALARGERTYYTAPLKALVSEKFFELVDLFGSVNVGMVTGDSAINPDAPIICCTAEILANQALREGAALDAGVVVMDEFHFYADPQRGWAWQVPLLELPRTQFVLLSATLGDVSFFRDDLIRRTGRAVAVIDDAERPVPLSYAYSVEPIQDVLMELVGTHRSPVYVVHFAQKDAVERAQSLTSVQLLPREKRDAIAAAIGDFRFGPGFGATLSRLLRAGIGVHHAGMLPRYRRLVERLTQAGVLAVVCGTDTLGVGINVPIRTVVFTSLTKYDGERSRHLSAREFHQIAGRAGRAGFDTTGEVIVQAPDHVIENAKSLAKAGDDERKRRKIVRKKAPSGLVNWTDKTFERLRDAAPEPLTSQFRVTHTMVLSVLARPGDPVAAMYRLLTDNHEPPTERNSHVRRAVEIYRSLRSGGVVEHADAAWRRAHPGDPYVRLTVDLPRDFALNQPLSPFALAAIELLDADSPDFPLDVVSVIEATLEDPRPVLYAQQRAARGEAIGAMKAEGMEYEERMAALDDVTWPRPLAELLEAALRTYSQTNPWVADYEIKPKAVVREMVENAMTFTDLVSRYQLGRSEGVVLRYLTDAYRALRQVVPDHARTPEVDAIIVWLGDLVRAVDSSLLDEWESLSGAASTTSGEDDAPLAERRFGEGEDGTLALTQNRHAFRRAVRNALFRRVDMLAREAYDALGHVDGDSGWDRDRWAATMEPYWTEYDWLGTGPEARSAALVSIVERPGPDELAVLGVTDDDVVARAGAGRVWLARQTFDDGRGEHDWGLSALIDLDASDATLAPVVRVLAVGPR is encoded by the coding sequence GTGACCACCTCGGCGCACGACCTCAACACCCTCCTCGACCGCCTCGAGGACGCCGCCGACGACGGCACGCCCGACCCGGACGACGTCTACACCGCCTTCGCCGCCTGGGCGGAGGAGGCTGGCCGGCCGCTCTACCCGCACCAGGACGAGGCGCTCCTGGAGATCCTCACCGGCGCCCACGTCATCGTCTCCACCCCCACCGGCTCGGGGAAGTCGCTCATCGCGCAGGCCGCCCACACCGCCGCCCTCGCCCGCGGCGAGCGCACCTACTACACCGCCCCGCTCAAGGCCCTCGTCAGCGAGAAGTTCTTCGAGCTCGTCGACCTCTTCGGCTCGGTGAACGTCGGGATGGTCACCGGCGACTCCGCCATCAACCCCGACGCCCCGATCATCTGCTGCACCGCGGAGATCCTCGCCAACCAGGCCCTGCGCGAGGGGGCCGCGCTCGACGCCGGCGTCGTCGTCATGGACGAGTTCCACTTCTACGCCGACCCCCAGCGCGGCTGGGCGTGGCAGGTCCCGCTGCTCGAGCTGCCACGGACCCAGTTCGTCCTGCTCAGCGCCACGCTGGGGGACGTCTCCTTCTTCCGCGACGACCTCATCCGCCGCACCGGCCGGGCGGTCGCCGTCATCGACGACGCCGAGCGGCCCGTCCCGCTGAGCTACGCCTACTCGGTCGAGCCCATCCAGGACGTCCTCATGGAGCTGGTGGGCACGCACCGCTCCCCCGTCTACGTCGTCCACTTCGCGCAGAAGGACGCCGTCGAGCGCGCCCAGTCCCTCACCTCGGTCCAGCTGCTCCCGCGCGAGAAGCGCGACGCCATCGCCGCGGCGATCGGCGACTTCCGCTTCGGCCCCGGGTTCGGCGCCACGCTGTCGAGGCTCCTGCGCGCCGGGATCGGCGTGCACCACGCCGGCATGCTGCCCCGCTACCGCCGCCTCGTCGAGCGCCTCACCCAGGCCGGCGTGCTCGCCGTCGTCTGCGGGACCGACACCCTCGGCGTCGGGATCAACGTGCCGATCCGCACCGTCGTCTTCACGTCGCTGACGAAGTACGACGGCGAGCGCTCGCGTCACCTGTCCGCGCGGGAGTTCCACCAGATCGCCGGGCGGGCGGGCCGAGCGGGGTTCGACACCACCGGTGAGGTCATCGTCCAGGCGCCGGACCACGTCATCGAGAACGCGAAGTCCCTGGCCAAGGCGGGCGACGACGAGCGCAAGCGCCGCAAGATCGTGCGGAAGAAGGCGCCCAGCGGCCTCGTCAACTGGACGGACAAGACCTTCGAGCGGCTGCGTGACGCCGCCCCGGAGCCGCTGACCAGCCAGTTCCGGGTCACCCACACCATGGTGCTGTCGGTCCTCGCCCGCCCGGGCGACCCCGTCGCCGCGATGTACCGCCTCCTCACCGACAACCACGAGCCGCCGACCGAGCGCAACTCCCACGTGCGCCGGGCCGTGGAGATCTACCGGTCGCTGCGCTCGGGGGGCGTCGTCGAGCACGCCGACGCCGCGTGGCGCCGCGCGCACCCGGGCGACCCGTACGTCCGCCTCACCGTCGACCTCCCCCGCGACTTCGCGCTCAACCAGCCGCTGTCGCCGTTCGCGCTGGCCGCGATCGAGCTGCTCGACGCCGACTCCCCCGACTTCCCCCTCGACGTCGTCTCCGTCATCGAGGCGACGCTGGAGGACCCGCGGCCGGTGCTCTACGCCCAGCAGCGCGCCGCCCGCGGCGAGGCGATCGGGGCGATGAAGGCCGAGGGCATGGAGTACGAGGAGCGGATGGCGGCGCTCGACGACGTCACCTGGCCACGACCCCTCGCCGAGCTCCTCGAGGCGGCGCTGCGGACCTACTCCCAGACCAACCCCTGGGTCGCCGACTACGAGATCAAGCCCAAGGCCGTGGTGCGCGAGATGGTGGAGAACGCCATGACGTTCACCGACCTCGTCTCGCGGTACCAGCTGGGCCGCAGCGAGGGCGTCGTCCTGCGCTACCTCACCGACGCCTACCGGGCCCTGCGCCAGGTGGTCCCGGACCACGCCCGCACCCCCGAGGTCGACGCGATCATCGTGTGGCTGGGCGACCTCGTCCGCGCCGTCGACTCCTCGCTCCTCGACGAGTGGGAGTCGCTCTCCGGCGCCGCGTCGACGACGTCGGGCGAGGACGACGCGCCGCTCGCCGAGCGCCGGTTCGGCGAGGGTGAGGACGGCACGCTCGCCCTCACCCAGAACCGGCACGCCTTCCGCCGCGCCGTGCGCAACGCCCTGTTCCGGCGGGTCGACATGCTCGCGCGGGAGGCGTACGACGCCCTCGGCCACGTCGACGGCGACAGCGGGTGGGACCGTGACCGGTGGGCCGCGACCATGGAGCCCTACTGGACCGAGTACGACTGGCTGGGCACGGGCCCGGAGGCGCGGTCGGCGGCGCTGGTGAGCATCGTCGAGCGGCCGGGCCCGGACGAGCTCGCCGTCCTCGGCGTGACCGATGACGACGTCGTCGCCCGCGCCGGGGCGGGGCGCGTGTGGCTCGCGCGGCAGACCTTCGACGACGGCCGCGGCGAGCACGACTGGGGGCTCAGCGCGCTCATCGACCTCGACGCCTCCGACGCGACGCTCGCGCCGGTCGTGCGGGTGCTCGCGGTGGGCCCGCGGTGA
- a CDS encoding pentapeptide repeat-containing protein has translation MPEPDVATHLEPGDPAELRSATVSGVDLFGADLTGSALDEAQVEGSSLAGARAAGAQWHRTTLVDCRLDGADLANLHAEELALMRCSLREVRLTGAQLAGARLRSVLVESAQAALTNWHGARLTSTVLRGVDLSEADFTGARLTDVLLEDCTLTRATLDGMRCENVHVRGCRLDGISGVTALRGARLSPDDAQGLLPAMARELGITIGG, from the coding sequence GTGCCCGAGCCCGACGTCGCCACGCACCTCGAGCCCGGCGACCCCGCCGAGCTGCGGTCGGCCACCGTCAGCGGGGTCGACCTGTTCGGCGCGGACCTCACCGGCTCCGCGCTCGACGAGGCGCAGGTCGAGGGCTCCTCGCTCGCGGGCGCCCGGGCCGCCGGCGCGCAGTGGCACCGCACCACGCTCGTCGACTGCCGCCTCGACGGGGCGGACCTGGCCAACCTCCACGCCGAGGAGCTTGCCCTCATGCGGTGCAGCCTGCGCGAGGTCCGGCTCACCGGCGCCCAGCTCGCCGGCGCGCGCCTGCGGTCGGTGCTCGTCGAGAGTGCCCAGGCGGCGCTGACGAACTGGCACGGCGCGCGCCTGACGTCGACGGTCCTGCGCGGGGTCGACCTCTCGGAGGCGGACTTCACCGGTGCCCGGCTCACTGACGTGCTCCTCGAGGACTGCACCCTCACCCGCGCGACGCTGGACGGCATGCGGTGCGAGAACGTCCACGTCCGCGGCTGCCGCCTCGACGGCATCTCCGGCGTGACGGCGCTGCGCGGGGCACGGCTCTCCCCCGACGACGCGCAGGGGCTGCTCCCGGCGATGGCGCGGGAGCTCGGGATCACGATCGGCGGGTGA
- a CDS encoding ATP-dependent DNA ligase has translation MLLTELAETSAALAATRSRLEKRALLAAALRAAEPEEVEVVATYLSGQVRQRRTGIGWRTLAAAREPAATPTLTALGVDQALEEIAALTGPGSQAARAAAVAALLGTATATEQHFLAGLISGELRQGALDSLLLDAIAEAADVPVAAVRRAAMFSAESGPVARAALTGGAEALAAVGPEVGRPVRPMLASSAPTVAEALATMPGPVAVDTKVDGIRIQVHRRGDEVRIFTRSLDDITDRLPEVVDVVRALDVDTVVLDGEAVALDPDGRPRPFQVTGSRTASRDTAALREKVPLTVYFFDLLHLDGADLLDRPAAERFAALDGVVPASATVPRRVSTDVAEVEAFFADVLARGHEGVVVKDLSATYDAGRRGAAWVKVKPRHTLDLVVLAVEWGSGRRQGTLSNIHLGARDGDGFVMLGKTFKGMTDEMLAWQTQRFLALETHRDGHVVHVRPEQVVEVAFDGLQHSTRYPGGLALRFARVLRYREDKSAAEADTIDAVRALAG, from the coding sequence GTGCTGCTCACCGAGCTCGCCGAGACCTCCGCCGCCCTCGCGGCCACCCGCTCGCGCCTGGAGAAGCGAGCCCTGCTCGCGGCCGCGCTGCGTGCGGCGGAGCCGGAGGAGGTCGAGGTCGTCGCGACGTACCTCTCGGGCCAGGTCCGCCAGCGGCGCACCGGCATCGGCTGGCGCACCCTCGCCGCCGCACGGGAGCCCGCCGCCACACCCACCCTCACCGCGCTGGGTGTGGACCAGGCGCTGGAGGAGATCGCGGCGCTCACCGGGCCCGGCTCGCAGGCGGCCCGAGCCGCCGCCGTCGCCGCCCTGCTCGGAACCGCGACCGCCACCGAGCAGCACTTCCTTGCGGGGCTCATCTCCGGAGAGCTGCGCCAGGGGGCGCTCGACTCCCTCCTCCTCGACGCCATCGCCGAGGCCGCCGACGTCCCGGTGGCAGCGGTGCGCCGGGCGGCGATGTTCAGCGCCGAGTCCGGGCCCGTCGCTCGCGCCGCTCTCACCGGCGGTGCTGAGGCGCTCGCCGCCGTGGGTCCCGAGGTCGGCCGGCCGGTGCGGCCCATGCTCGCCTCCAGCGCCCCGACGGTCGCCGAGGCGCTGGCGACGATGCCCGGGCCGGTCGCCGTCGACACCAAGGTGGACGGGATCCGGATCCAGGTGCATCGCCGCGGCGACGAGGTCCGCATCTTCACCCGCTCCCTCGACGACATCACCGACCGGCTGCCCGAGGTGGTCGACGTCGTCCGCGCGCTCGACGTCGACACCGTCGTACTCGACGGTGAGGCCGTCGCCCTCGACCCCGACGGGCGGCCGCGCCCGTTCCAGGTGACCGGCTCGCGCACGGCCAGCCGCGACACTGCGGCGCTCCGGGAGAAGGTTCCGCTCACCGTGTACTTCTTCGACCTGCTCCACCTCGACGGCGCCGACCTCCTCGACCGCCCCGCCGCCGAGCGGTTCGCGGCCCTCGACGGCGTCGTCCCGGCGTCGGCGACCGTGCCACGGCGGGTGAGCACCGACGTCGCGGAGGTCGAGGCCTTCTTTGCCGACGTGCTCGCCCGTGGCCACGAGGGCGTCGTCGTCAAGGACCTCAGCGCCACCTACGACGCCGGGCGGCGCGGCGCGGCGTGGGTCAAGGTGAAGCCCCGGCACACGCTTGACCTCGTCGTCCTCGCCGTGGAGTGGGGCAGCGGCCGCCGGCAGGGGACCCTGTCGAACATCCACCTCGGCGCCCGCGACGGGGACGGCTTCGTCATGCTGGGCAAGACCTTCAAGGGGATGACCGACGAGATGCTCGCGTGGCAGACCCAGCGCTTCCTCGCCCTCGAGACCCACCGCGACGGGCACGTCGTCCACGTCCGCCCCGAGCAGGTGGTCGAGGTCGCCTTCGACGGCCTCCAGCACTCCACCCGCTACCCCGGCGGGCTGGCCCTGCGCTTCGCCCGCGTCCTGCGCTACCGGGAGGACAAGAGCGCCGCCGAGGCGGACACGATCGACGCCGTGCGCGCCTTGGCAGGATGA